Proteins co-encoded in one Candidatus Thiodictyon syntrophicum genomic window:
- the wecB gene encoding non-hydrolyzing UDP-N-acetylglucosamine 2-epimerase, which yields MAPVIQALAGDPAFASRVLATAQHRQMLDQVLALFGIRPDLDLDIMRPNQALTALTARLLLALDEALGAENPDLVLAQGDTTTVMTAALACFYRKIPFGHVEAGLRTGDLDNPFPEEMNRVVAGRLARWHFAPTASARDNLLREGVAPAAIHVTGNTVIDALLSVADRRPAIGVPIDPAKRLILVTAHRRENFGEPLREICRAIRRLAETNPDVAVLYPVHPNPNVKGVAEALLGDCPGITLCPPLDYLPFVGAMQRAYLILSDSGGVQEEAPALGKPVLVLRQETERPEAVAAGVVKLVGPVYERIVAQAQRLLDDPGYYSSMARGVSPYGDGHAAGRIVAVLRGHRVAG from the coding sequence ATGGCACCGGTCATCCAGGCCCTCGCCGGCGACCCGGCCTTCGCGTCGCGCGTGCTCGCCACCGCGCAGCATCGCCAGATGCTCGACCAGGTCCTCGCGCTCTTCGGTATCCGGCCCGATCTGGACCTCGACATCATGCGGCCCAACCAGGCACTCACCGCCCTGACCGCCCGGCTGCTCCTGGCCCTGGACGAGGCGCTGGGTGCGGAGAACCCGGACCTGGTCCTGGCCCAGGGCGACACCACCACCGTGATGACGGCGGCCCTGGCCTGCTTCTATCGCAAGATCCCCTTCGGTCACGTCGAGGCGGGGCTGCGCACGGGCGATCTTGACAACCCCTTCCCGGAGGAGATGAATCGAGTAGTGGCCGGGCGTCTGGCGCGTTGGCACTTTGCCCCGACCGCCAGCGCCCGGGACAACCTGTTGCGCGAAGGCGTCGCCCCCGCGGCCATCCATGTCACCGGCAACACCGTCATCGACGCCCTGTTGAGCGTGGCGGACCGCCGACCGGCGATCGGGGTCCCCATCGACCCGGCCAAACGGCTGATCCTGGTCACCGCCCATCGGCGCGAGAACTTCGGTGAGCCCTTGCGTGAGATCTGCCGCGCCATCCGTCGCCTGGCGGAGACCAACCCGGATGTCGCGGTGCTCTACCCGGTGCATCCCAACCCGAATGTGAAGGGCGTGGCCGAGGCCCTGCTCGGCGACTGTCCGGGCATCACCCTGTGCCCGCCGCTCGACTACCTGCCGTTCGTCGGGGCCATGCAGCGTGCCTACCTGATCTTGAGTGACTCCGGCGGCGTCCAGGAAGAGGCCCCGGCCCTGGGCAAACCGGTCCTGGTGCTGCGCCAGGAGACCGAGCGGCCCGAGGCGGTCGCGGCCGGGGTGGTCAAGCTGGTCGGCCCGGTATATGAACGGATAGTGGCGCAGGCCCAGCGCCTGCTCGATGACCCGGGCTATTACAGTTCCATGGCCCGCGGCGTCTCGCCCTACGGCGACGGGCACGCGGCGGGGCGCATCGTCGCGGTGTTGCGCGGGCACCGCGTGGCCGGGTAG
- a CDS encoding DUF1631 domain-containing protein: MLPYTETQLMPDRNSPNMLPFAARDTGPDGTIPADALLLLAGCRDRLAHGVAKALAENLGAVADDLLGMADRATSLEQQQRYFAAMEFLTSRGQDFLERFRGGLCEHFDVGLAALRRGRPYDAPGTPLDQHPVNADAFKRDLVLGKLAARAVCHCAEQLTALDRRLAALLASARVDEDDNPLYPRALFAAMLRAFEALGVSQTLALTILEAFERQTQTALAAIYAGLNRHLVDHGSAPALPNGSRCVQCGEPGDRLAGPSAGASGSPCTGGSADPLPGVPVLDPAAADLAGLPAQARFEDLVFGQLARAIAAATRTPRGRRAVRPGSDPNPAPTLGLAQLMAALTALQRGRGDPHHLPGMGAAALAAGPGTVLQQLRATALAAGSHPVDALTIDIVALLFDAIFADPDLPATLRAEVARLQIPVLKAALLDKAFFSNKRHPARRLLDLIASAGLGRHEADAPRLMTSIQAIVSEVVAGFETSIDIFAAQAQQLEDFLADEEARARTRTTVVVDKLAQRDRRDLAQARVTTEIEARLKVPGMPALVGEFLDRHWRSVLEETYVRHGDEAQPWQQALAAMDDLLWSVAPKYGAAERNRLLTSLPDLLSRLRVPLEAAGLQAVWDPFFGQLIRLHMGALHKDSPAATYRESPNPEPVTAPPPAAAERPGLRAVDLVEAAHCIEYHPAAQGAGPTNWEPLADRELRLARSLELGTWVEFESFLGTRKTLRLSWISQLRGVYLFTNRQGENAMTLAPASLAEHLRKGTARVLNQAPLTDRAVAHLLAGSASAAATL, encoded by the coding sequence GTGCTTCCGTACACCGAGACCCAGCTCATGCCGGATCGAAATTCTCCCAACATGCTGCCCTTCGCCGCCCGTGATACGGGCCCCGACGGGACCATTCCCGCGGACGCGCTGCTGTTACTGGCGGGGTGCCGCGACCGACTCGCCCATGGGGTCGCCAAGGCCTTGGCCGAGAACCTGGGCGCTGTCGCAGACGACCTGCTTGGCATGGCCGACCGCGCCACCAGCCTGGAGCAGCAGCAGCGCTATTTCGCCGCGATGGAGTTCCTGACCAGCCGCGGCCAGGATTTTCTGGAGCGGTTTCGCGGCGGCTTGTGTGAGCACTTCGACGTTGGCCTCGCCGCCCTGCGGCGCGGCCGTCCTTACGACGCCCCGGGCACCCCGCTCGATCAGCATCCCGTCAACGCGGACGCCTTCAAGCGCGACCTGGTGCTCGGCAAGCTTGCGGCCCGCGCCGTCTGCCATTGTGCGGAGCAGCTCACCGCGCTCGACCGCCGTCTCGCCGCCCTGCTGGCTTCGGCGCGCGTCGACGAAGACGATAACCCGCTGTACCCCCGTGCACTGTTCGCCGCCATGCTGCGTGCGTTCGAGGCGTTGGGTGTGTCCCAGACCTTGGCCCTGACGATCCTCGAGGCGTTCGAGCGCCAGACCCAGACGGCGCTTGCCGCCATCTACGCGGGACTCAACCGGCACCTGGTCGACCATGGCAGTGCGCCCGCGCTGCCCAACGGCTCGCGCTGCGTGCAGTGCGGCGAGCCGGGCGACCGCCTGGCCGGTCCGTCGGCGGGGGCGTCCGGATCGCCGTGCACCGGCGGGTCGGCCGACCCGCTGCCCGGGGTCCCCGTGCTCGACCCGGCGGCCGCCGATCTCGCGGGCCTGCCCGCGCAGGCCCGCTTCGAGGACCTGGTCTTCGGTCAGCTCGCCCGCGCCATCGCGGCGGCGACGCGGACCCCGCGCGGGCGTCGGGCGGTGCGCCCGGGGTCTGATCCGAATCCCGCGCCGACCCTCGGCCTGGCCCAATTGATGGCGGCCCTGACCGCCCTGCAACGGGGGCGTGGCGACCCGCATCACCTGCCGGGGATGGGGGCGGCAGCACTCGCCGCGGGGCCGGGCACGGTGCTGCAGCAGTTGCGCGCCACGGCGCTGGCGGCCGGCTCGCACCCGGTCGATGCCCTGACCATCGATATCGTGGCACTGCTCTTCGACGCCATCTTCGCGGACCCGGACCTCCCGGCGACCCTGCGCGCGGAGGTCGCCAGGCTCCAGATCCCGGTCCTCAAGGCGGCCCTGCTGGACAAGGCCTTCTTCTCCAACAAGCGGCACCCGGCGCGGCGTCTGCTTGACCTGATCGCCAGTGCCGGGCTCGGGCGCCACGAGGCCGACGCGCCGCGCCTGATGACCAGTATCCAGGCCATCGTCAGCGAGGTGGTGGCGGGCTTCGAGACCAGCATCGACATCTTTGCCGCCCAGGCGCAGCAGTTGGAGGACTTCCTGGCGGACGAGGAGGCGCGTGCCCGGACGCGGACCACGGTGGTGGTCGACAAGCTTGCCCAACGCGACCGGCGGGACTTGGCCCAGGCCCGGGTGACAACCGAGATCGAGGCGCGCCTCAAGGTCCCGGGGATGCCGGCCCTGGTCGGGGAATTCCTCGATCGTCACTGGCGCTCGGTGCTGGAGGAGACCTACGTCCGCCATGGCGATGAAGCGCAACCCTGGCAGCAGGCCCTGGCGGCCATGGACGACCTGCTGTGGAGCGTGGCCCCCAAGTACGGGGCGGCGGAGCGCAATCGCCTCCTCACCTCGCTGCCCGATCTCCTGAGCCGCCTGCGTGTCCCGCTCGAGGCCGCCGGTCTACAGGCGGTTTGGGACCCCTTCTTCGGCCAACTGATCAGGCTGCACATGGGGGCCCTGCATAAGGACAGTCCCGCCGCTACCTATCGGGAGTCCCCGAATCCGGAGCCCGTGACGGCGCCGCCCCCCGCCGCCGCCGAACGCCCTGGATTGCGGGCCGTCGACCTGGTCGAGGCCGCCCACTGCATCGAGTATCACCCGGCGGCCCAGGGCGCCGGGCCGACCAACTGGGAGCCTCTCGCCGACCGCGAGCTGCGGCTCGCCCGGTCCCTGGAACTCGGTACCTGGGTCGAGTTCGAGAGTTTCCTGGGCACCCGCAAGACCCTGCGTCTTAGTTGGATCAGCCAGTTGCGCGGGGTCTACCTGTTCACCAACCGCCAGGGTGAGAACGCCATGACGCTCGCCCCCGCCAGTCTCGCGGAGCACCTGCGCAAGGGCACGGCCCGGGTGCTGAATCAGGCGCCCCTGACCGACCGTGCGGTCGCGCACCTGCTGGCCGGTTCGGCGTCGGCAGCCGCCACTCTGTAG
- the glmS gene encoding glutamine--fructose-6-phosphate transaminase (isomerizing) has protein sequence MCGIVGAIAQRPVAAILLEGLRRLEYRGYDSAGIAVLESPGKLNRARTLGKVARLAEEVAAHPLPGTLGIAHTRWATHGEPAVRNAHPHICRDRCALVHNGIIENHEELRREQRAAGHRFTSETDTEVVVHAVYDELVGGYPLIEAVRRAAARMTGAYALAVLDFQDPEHLVVARQGSPLVIGVGFGEHFVASDVFALLPVTHRFIFLEEGDIAEITRESVRIWDRKGEPVTRPVKESAVASDSAERGAYRHFMLKEIFEQPRAIADTLDGRLLGNRVVPEAFGNAAPDLFASIQAVTIVACGTSYHAGLVARYWMESLAGLPCNVEVASEYRYRRHVVPQSALFVTISQSGETADTLAALRIAKETGYAATLAICNVPESSLVRESDLVLLTRAGPEIGVASTKAFTTQLMALLLLTVTLGRFHRLDQAQEERLVALMRTVPAKMEQVLALDAPIATLAEQFVDKQHTLFLGRGELYPIAMEGALKLKEISYIHAEAYPAGELKHGPLALIDEDMPVVAVAANNALLEKLKSNLEEVRARGGQLFVFADFQVPLQEAAGITVIRLPETDDLIDPLIFTIPMQLLAYHVAVLKGTDVDQPRNLAKSVTVE, from the coding sequence ATGTGCGGTATCGTCGGCGCCATCGCCCAACGCCCGGTCGCGGCCATCCTGCTCGAGGGGCTGCGTCGGCTCGAATACCGCGGCTACGACTCCGCCGGTATCGCCGTCCTGGAGTCGCCCGGCAAGCTCAATCGCGCGCGCACCCTGGGTAAGGTCGCGCGCCTGGCGGAAGAGGTCGCCGCCCATCCGCTCCCCGGGACCTTAGGGATAGCCCACACCCGCTGGGCCACCCACGGTGAGCCCGCGGTGCGCAACGCCCACCCCCACATCTGTCGCGACCGCTGCGCCCTGGTCCATAACGGCATCATCGAGAACCACGAGGAACTGCGCCGGGAGCAACGCGCCGCCGGCCATCGCTTCACCTCCGAGACCGACACCGAGGTCGTGGTCCACGCCGTTTATGACGAACTGGTCGGCGGGTACCCCCTGATCGAGGCGGTGCGCCGCGCCGCCGCCCGCATGACCGGCGCCTACGCCCTGGCCGTGCTCGATTTCCAGGATCCGGAGCACCTGGTGGTCGCGCGCCAGGGCAGCCCGCTCGTGATCGGCGTGGGCTTCGGTGAGCACTTCGTCGCCTCCGACGTCTTCGCCCTGCTGCCGGTGACCCACCGCTTCATCTTCCTGGAGGAGGGTGACATCGCTGAAATCACCCGCGAGTCCGTGCGCATCTGGGACCGCAAGGGTGAACCGGTCACGCGCCCGGTCAAGGAATCTGCGGTCGCCAGCGACTCCGCCGAGCGCGGCGCGTACCGGCACTTCATGCTGAAGGAGATCTTCGAGCAGCCCCGCGCCATCGCCGACACCCTGGACGGGCGCCTGCTGGGCAATCGGGTGGTGCCGGAGGCCTTCGGTAACGCCGCGCCCGACCTCTTTGCGAGTATCCAGGCGGTGACCATCGTCGCCTGCGGGACCAGCTACCACGCGGGCCTGGTCGCGCGCTACTGGATGGAGTCCCTGGCCGGGCTGCCCTGCAACGTCGAGGTGGCGAGCGAGTACCGCTACCGCCGCCATGTGGTGCCTCAGTCCGCCCTTTTCGTCACCATCTCCCAGTCGGGGGAGACCGCGGATACCCTGGCGGCCCTGCGCATCGCCAAGGAAACCGGTTACGCCGCCACGCTCGCCATCTGCAATGTGCCCGAGAGTTCGCTGGTGCGCGAATCCGACCTGGTGCTCCTGACCCGCGCCGGCCCCGAAATCGGCGTCGCCTCCACCAAGGCCTTCACCACCCAACTCATGGCGCTCTTGCTCTTGACCGTGACGCTGGGGCGCTTCCACCGGCTGGACCAGGCGCAGGAGGAGCGCCTGGTCGCCCTGATGCGCACGGTCCCGGCCAAGATGGAGCAGGTCCTGGCCCTGGACGCGCCCATCGCGACGCTGGCCGAGCAGTTCGTCGACAAGCAGCACACCCTGTTCCTGGGGCGTGGGGAACTCTACCCGATCGCCATGGAGGGGGCGCTGAAACTCAAGGAGATCTCCTACATCCACGCCGAGGCCTACCCGGCGGGCGAGCTCAAGCACGGCCCGCTGGCCCTGATCGACGAGGACATGCCGGTGGTGGCGGTGGCGGCCAACAACGCGCTCCTGGAGAAGCTGAAATCCAACCTGGAAGAGGTCCGTGCCCGCGGCGGTCAGCTCTTTGTCTTCGCCGACTTTCAGGTCCCGCTGCAAGAGGCGGCCGGGATCACGGTCATCCGCCTGCCGGAGACCGACGACCTGATCGACCCCCTGATCTTCACCATCCCCATGCAACTGCTGGCCTACCATGTGGCGGTCCTGAAGGGCACCGATGTGGACCAGCCGCGCAATCTGGCGAAGTCAGTGACGGTCGAGTGA